From the genome of Nicotiana sylvestris chromosome 2, ASM39365v2, whole genome shotgun sequence, one region includes:
- the LOC104217293 gene encoding BES1/BZR1 homolog protein 2-like, whose product MTAAGDRMTSGGSSGRLPTWKERENNKRRERRRRAIAAKIFTGLRAQGNFKLPKHCDNNEVLKALCLEAGWVVEDDGTTYRKGNRPPPMENGGASMNISACSSIQPSPMSSSYPSPVPSYHASPTSSSFPSPSRCDGNPPSYILPFLHNLASIPSSLPPLRISNSAPVTPPLSSPTRGSKPKPVWESLSRDPLHSFHHPLFAASAPSSPTRRQYSKPATIPECDESDVASVESARWVSFQTVAPSAAPTSPTFNLVKPVPQQNILLDALSGRGAFGWAEAAQKGHGSEFNFESCKVMAWEGERIHEVAVDDLELTLGSGKPRA is encoded by the exons ATGACGGCCGCCGGTGATAGAATGACGTCCGGCGGATCATCGGGGCGGTTGCCGACGTGGAAGGAGAGGGAAAACAATAAGAGgagagaaaggagaagaagagcTATCGCAGCCAAAATATTTACTGGGCTACGAGCTCAAGGAAACTTCAAACTCCCCAAACACTGTGATAATAACGAGGTCTTAAAAGCTCTCTGTCTTGAAGCTGGTTGGGTCGTTGAAGATGATGGCACCACTTATCGCAAG GGAAACAGGCCTCCACCAATGGAAAATGGTGGTGCCTCAATGAATATCAGTGCATGCTCATCGATTCAGCCTAGCCCAATGTCGTCCTCCTACCCTAGTCCTGTACCTTCTTACCATGCCAGTCCAACATCATCCTCATTCCCCAGCCCCTCCCGTTGTGACGGAAATCCCCCATCATACATCCTCCCCTTTCTCCATAACCTAGCTTCCATTCCCTCTTCTCTCCCACCACTTCGTATATCTAACAGTGCCCCTGTTACCCCACCTCTTTCTTCTCCTACCCGAGGCTCAAAGCCCAAACCTGTCTGGGAATCCCTCTCCAGAGATCCATTGCATTCTTTCCACCACCCGCTTTTTGCTGCTTCTGCACCATCAAGTCCCACACGCCGCCAATACTCCAAGCCTGCTACAATTCCAGAATGTGATGAGTCTGATGTCGCCTCAGTTGAGTCTGCACGCTGGGTCAGCTTCCAGACGGTGGCACCTTCAGCTGCTCCAACTTCGCCTACTTTTAACCTTGTAAAGCCTGTTCCTCAGCAGAATATTCTCTTAGATGCCTTAAGTGGCCGTGGGGCTTTTGGCTGGGCTGAAGCAGCTCAAAAGGGACATGGCTCTGAATTTAATTTTGAAAGCTGCAAAGTGATGGCATGGGAAGGTGAGCGAATACATGAAGTTGCTGTTGATGATTTAGAGCTCACTCTTGGGAGTGGAAAGCCACGTGCTTAA